The nucleotide sequence CGTCGAAGGATGGCACCCGCTCCTGCTAGACAACCACCCCTACGACGTCCTCCGCTTGCGCACCACGAAGTGACCCGCCGCCATGGCCCGTATCATCCTTAGCCGACTGTTCCAGGGACTGCTCACGCTGTTCGTCCTGGTCACCATCACCTTCTTCCTGGTGCGCATGATGCCAGGCAGCCCCTACACCGACGAAAAGGCGCTGCCCGCTCACATCCTGGAGCAACTCAAGATCCAGATGGGTCTCGATAAGCCCCTGCCCGTGCAGTATGGGATCTACTTCAAGAACCTGATCTTCCAACAGGAACTCGGCCCTCTGATCCGCAAGGACGGCGTCTATGTCGGCGAGATCATCGCCGAGTCCTTCCCGGTGTCCGCCTTGCTGGGCGTGTTCTCCATCGGCATCGCGCTCATCATCGGCATCCCCGCCGGCATCATCGCCGCGGTGAAGAAGAATGGCCCGCTCGACTACGCCTGCCTCGCCGCCGCGATGACCGGCATCTGCTTGCCCAGCTTCGTCATCGGGCCGCTTCTGGCGGTCTTCGCCGGCCTCGGGCTGAAGTCGCTCAATGTCGCAGGCTGGAATTCGCCTGCCGACTGGATCCTGCCCGCCGTGACCCTCGGCATGGTGAATGCCGCCTACCTCGCGCGACTCACCCGCGGTGGCATGCTTGACGTGCTGAATCAGGACTACATCCGCACCGCGAAGGCCAAGGGCGTGCCCGGCTTCCAGATCGTGGTGAAGCATGCCCTGCGCGGCGGCCTCATCCCTGCCGTGGCCTACGTCGGCCCGGCCTTCGCCGGGATGATCTCCGGATCATTCGTCATCGAGACCATCTTCCAGGTGCCCGGCATGGGCCAGCACTTCGTGAATGCCACCACGGACCGCGAGTACTTCCTGATCCAGGGCCTCGTCCTCTTCTACGGCTTCCTCATCGTCGGCGCGAACCTCCTCTCCGACCTCGCCCAGATCGCTCTCAACCCGCGCCTCCGCGCCGCCGCCTGATCCAGTCCATGTCGTCCGATCCCGTCGAAAAAGGAAGCTCCCTCTGGCAAGACGCCTGGCATCGCCTGGCGCGGAACAAGGCCGCGATGATCAGCCTGTGGTTCCTCGTGGTGATGCTTCTGCTCTGCTTCATCGGGCCTTTGATGCCCTTCGTCAAAAGCCCCACCGCCATCGATCTCGAACTGATGGGCGCCGATCCTGACGGTGTCCACTGGTTCGGCACCGACCAGCTTGGCCGTGATCTCTTCGCCCGCGTCCTCTATGGCGGGCAGGTCTCGCTGCTCGTCGGCGTGGTCGCCACCGCCGTCGCCGTATGCATCGGCCTCGTCTATGGCGCGATATCCGGCTACCTCGGCGGCAAGATCGACGACTTCATGATGCGGGTCGTCGATATCCTCTTCGCCCTGCCCTTCCTGGTGCTAGTGATCCTCTTCTCGCTGGTGGTGAAGGAGCCCTCGGACAACTTCACCGAGTGGGTCATCAAGACCACCGGCTGGAACCGTGACCGCATCGCACCGATCACCACGCTCATCCCGCTTTTCATCGCCATCGGCTCGATCGGCTGGCTGACCATCGCCCGCATCGTCCGCGCGCAGGTGATGACCTTCAAGCACCAGGAATTCGTGGAAGCAGCCCGCTCGCTCGGCCTCGGCCACGCGCGCATCCTCTTCCGCCACATCCTGCCAAACGTGATCGGGCCGATCATCGTTTACACCACCCTCGCCGTCCCGGGCATCATGCTCTTGGAAAGCGTGCTGTCTTTCCTCGGCCTCGGCGTCCAGCCGCCGAACAGCTCCTGGGGTATCCTCATCAAGGAAGGCTCGGACCGCATGGAGACGAACAAGTGGCTGCTCGTTTTCCCGGCACTTTTCTTCTCCAGCACGCTCTTCGCGCTGAACTTCCTCGGGGACGGCCTGCGCGACGCGCTGGATCCCCGCTCGTCCAAGGACTAGGCGGCAACACTCACGGTTGGCGGGGAAGAATTTCCTCGCCAAGCCCGCGTCTTAAGGTGTTCATTTGATCATGGATCTACGGATCACTGATCTCCCCCTCGACCAGCGCCCTCGCGAGAAGCTGGCCCACTTCGGGCCGAATGCCCTGGATAACGCCGAGCTGCTGGCGATCTTCCTGCGAACCGGCGTGAAGGGCCGCAGCGCCATCCAGATCGGCCGCGACCTGCTGGAGTATTACGGATCAATCGGCGCGCTCGGCAGCGCCGGCATCAAGGAACTCTCCCGCCAGACCGGTCTTGGCCTGGCGAAGGCGTGCCAGCTTGTTGCCGCCTTCGAAATGGGAGCCCGGGCCGCGCGCGAGCAGATCTCCCAGCAGCCGCTCGACACCCCGGAAGTCATTTACAAGGCCTTCGCGCCCCGGCTCGCCTGGATACGCCATGAGCAACTTCTCGTTGCGCTGGTGGACACCCGCCTGCGGCACGATGGGACGGTGGAAGTCAGCACGGGCACGCTCACCGAGACCGCAGCCCACCCTCGCGAGATCCTGCGCCCGGTCATCACCCGCGGGGCCTACGGCTTCGTGCTCGTCCACAATCACCCGTCGGGCGACCCGACACCGAGTGCGGCCGATGACCGCTTCACCCGCCGTCTGGTCGAGGCCGCGGAGCTGCTTCAGCTCAAGTTCCTCGACCACATCATCATCGGCAGGCCGGATGGCGGGCGGCGGCCTTATTTCTCCTTCCGGGAAGCGGGAGTCATCACCGCGATGTGACCGTGATCATCTCCGGCCCGGGAAAGCACGGGCCGGAGCAATGCAAAAAGGCAGCCCGCAGGCTGCCTTTGCTGAACTGGGAAATCCCCGTGGTGGAGATTACTTCACGCCCTGCTTCGAGAGGCGGGTACCCTTGGTGGCACCTTGGCGGGCCTTGAACTTCGGGTTGCTCTTGCAGATGACGTAGAGGGTGCCCTTGCGCTTCACGACCTGGCAGTCGGCATGGCGGCGCTTGGCGGAAGAGAGCGAGGAAAGAACTTTCATGGGAAAATCGCGCGGTTCGGTTCGGTGCGGGCCGCGGAATCTAGGGACAGAAGGAGGCATGTAAAGCCGATTCTCGTGCAAAAGTGCCCATACCTTTTACTTTTCTTAACAATTGTCCGTCGCCCCCGATTTCCGGCCCTTGCCGGGCCACCGTATCGTCCACGCGAGGATTCCACTTTCCCGCCCCAAGTCGAGCGGCTAACAAGGCCGCCCCATGAGCGATCTCGCCGCCCGCATCCCCGAAGACATCAAGACCGCCATGAAGGCAAAGGACGCCGTGTCCCTGAACACGCTGCGCGCGCTCAAAACGGCGATGAGCAATGCCTCCATCGAGAAGGGCCACCTCACCGCGACCCTCGACGACACCGAGATCAGCGCGCTGATCCGCAAGCAGATCAAGCAGCGCCAGGACTCCATCGAGCAATTCACCAAGGCAGGCCGCGAAGAACTGGCCGCCAGCGAGAAGGCGGAAATCGCCGTGCTGGAGAAGTATCTGCCCGCCGCCATGACTACGGAGGAAATCGTCGCGCTGGTGGAGGCCGCCGTCGCCGAGAGCGGTGCGACTTCCAAGGCCGACATGGGCAAGGTGATGAAGTTCGCCCAGGAAAAGGCCGCGGGCCGCGCCGACGGGAAGACACTCTCGCAGGAAGTCGCCAAACGCCTTTCCTGATTTCACCCATGGCCTGCGCCGCCGTCATCGTGGCCTCCGGCACCAGCCGGAGGATGGGCTTCGACAAGCTTGCCGCGGAACTCCACGGCAAGCCGGTGCTGGTCCACACGGTCGCGGCATTCATGCGGGCGGGCAGCATTTCCCGGGTGATCGTCGTCTGCCCGGAAGATCGCTTCGAGCTGCTGGCTGGCGAGGATTTTCCCAAGCCGCTGGCGCGTGTGGACGGTGGTGATCACCGCCATGAGTCCGTGGCAAATGG is from Luteolibacter flavescens and encodes:
- a CDS encoding ABC transporter permease is translated as MSSDPVEKGSSLWQDAWHRLARNKAAMISLWFLVVMLLLCFIGPLMPFVKSPTAIDLELMGADPDGVHWFGTDQLGRDLFARVLYGGQVSLLVGVVATAVAVCIGLVYGAISGYLGGKIDDFMMRVVDILFALPFLVLVILFSLVVKEPSDNFTEWVIKTTGWNRDRIAPITTLIPLFIAIGSIGWLTIARIVRAQVMTFKHQEFVEAARSLGLGHARILFRHILPNVIGPIIVYTTLAVPGIMLLESVLSFLGLGVQPPNSSWGILIKEGSDRMETNKWLLVFPALFFSSTLFALNFLGDGLRDALDPRSSKD
- the radC gene encoding RadC family protein encodes the protein MDLRITDLPLDQRPREKLAHFGPNALDNAELLAIFLRTGVKGRSAIQIGRDLLEYYGSIGALGSAGIKELSRQTGLGLAKACQLVAAFEMGARAAREQISQQPLDTPEVIYKAFAPRLAWIRHEQLLVALVDTRLRHDGTVEVSTGTLTETAAHPREILRPVITRGAYGFVLVHNHPSGDPTPSAADDRFTRRLVEAAELLQLKFLDHIIIGRPDGGRRPYFSFREAGVITAM
- a CDS encoding ABC transporter permease — protein: MARIILSRLFQGLLTLFVLVTITFFLVRMMPGSPYTDEKALPAHILEQLKIQMGLDKPLPVQYGIYFKNLIFQQELGPLIRKDGVYVGEIIAESFPVSALLGVFSIGIALIIGIPAGIIAAVKKNGPLDYACLAAAMTGICLPSFVIGPLLAVFAGLGLKSLNVAGWNSPADWILPAVTLGMVNAAYLARLTRGGMLDVLNQDYIRTAKAKGVPGFQIVVKHALRGGLIPAVAYVGPAFAGMISGSFVIETIFQVPGMGQHFVNATTDREYFLIQGLVLFYGFLIVGANLLSDLAQIALNPRLRAAA
- the ykgO gene encoding type B 50S ribosomal protein L36; amino-acid sequence: MKVLSSLSSAKRRHADCQVVKRKGTLYVICKSNPKFKARQGATKGTRLSKQGVK
- a CDS encoding GatB/YqeY domain-containing protein, giving the protein MSDLAARIPEDIKTAMKAKDAVSLNTLRALKTAMSNASIEKGHLTATLDDTEISALIRKQIKQRQDSIEQFTKAGREELAASEKAEIAVLEKYLPAAMTTEEIVALVEAAVAESGATSKADMGKVMKFAQEKAAGRADGKTLSQEVAKRLS